In Ptiloglossa arizonensis isolate GNS036 chromosome 6, iyPtiAriz1_principal, whole genome shotgun sequence, the DNA window ACGTTCGCGCAAGAAAATTAACCGACGAGTCACGTTAGCGTTTGGGATTCGTGATcagattttcaaaattgtaccgCAATGCTCGTCTCGATGTGTTGTCCGTTCACGGTCGATAGAGTACAAAGCGAAAGATTTGAGAAaagcaaaaaagaaacggtaatGCCCGTAGAGAGTTTTAGAAGATTCACTGAGCAAGGGTTGTCTTTCCGGTGTTGCAGGATGCACGCGGTTGGATTGCACTCGGCGCTGGCCATCAAGCGTCAGAGAAAGCGCCGGGACGAGCAGCGTCGCGCCCGTGAGCGCCGTAATAGCGCAATGTCGGGTGAGAGCGGCTTGACATCGCCCAGGGCTTCGACCGGTTCCTTGGATCATCATCCGAGACACCACAAATCTGGACCGAACCGCTCGGCTGGCCAAGGCATGTTGGATACAAAGGTGGTCACGTCGATCGGGATGCTCCACATCGGCGTGGTGTTCCTGGTCCTTGGTGCTTTTCTACTGATGAGCGGTCTCTTACCCGGGGATCTGGCCCAGTGGGGCACCAAAGCTTCCGGTGGCTGGTGGAACGAGCTGGTGGCGATCGGGCTGTTCGCTATATTCGTCGGGATCTTCTTGATCATCCTGAACCGAGTGATCGCTAAGAAAGAGGAGAACGACTTGGAGGAGTACGTGCAGAGGCAACTGACCAGGTCCAGGTCCGGTCACAGACTCGAGAGAGACGCGGAGACCGGAGGATTGACCACCAAACACGCCAGGAGAGCGAAACAGATGCAGCAAGTGGCTTCGAGCGCATCCATCGAGACGGAGAACGAAAAGGACTCGGGATCTCCGCCTAGGAGTCCTCCACCGGCTTACTCGCCACCACCAACGATGAACGGAGATCACCAGGGTGTACAGTCGGCGCTCTATCTCGAACAGATCACCGAGGAAGAGATCATCAGCGATCGCGTGGAAACTTCGACCACCAACAGTCTCAGCCCCGGCTCGCCGAGCGAGACCAGGGAACTATTGCAGAATCCGCGATACTCCAAGCAGAACGGGAATCCTCAGCAGGCACATCGACCTCTTTACGTATccagaatctaagaaatgctccAAGTCCcagcagaagttcgaacgatcgtctcgTACAAGGATCTCATATCGGGAGCAAATTCGGCGACGCGACTTTTACCACGACAAGCGTTTTTATAACTTGATATCGTGGAACGATGTGCTTTCTACCTTTTTCACCATTAATCCTATCGATCCTGCCGTACACCCAATGGGAAGCGTTTAACGATGACGGGAATTTGCTCAGAAAGTCGTTTAAGTAAATGGGCTTTCCGAATTAGGTGTTAAAAGTTGAgcaaacgag includes these proteins:
- the LOC143148638 gene encoding uncharacterized protein LOC143148638 isoform X1, which codes for MHAVGLHSALAIKRQRKRRDEQRRARERRNSAMSGESGLTSPRASTGSLDHHPRHHKSGPNRSAGQGMLDTKVVTSIGMLHIGVVFLVLGAFLLMSGLLPGDLAQWGTKASGGWWNELVAIGLFAIFVGIFLIILNRVIAKKEENDLEEYVQRQLTRSRSGHRLERDAETGGLTTKHARRAKQMQQVASSASIETENEKDSGSPPRSPPPAYSPPPTMNGDHQGVQSALYLEQITEEEIISDRVETSTTNSLSPGSPSETRELLQNPRYSKQNGNPQQAHRPLYVSRI